CGAGGGAATGAACGTGGTGCCTTCGGTTTTTGATTGTAATGATGTGGGACCAAATGTGGTGACCCTGAAAGTACGGGACAATAGCGGAAATGTGACAGAGGCCAAAGCTACCGTCACTGTGCTTGATTTTATTTCCCCTGAAATTATATGCCCCGCCGATATTACGGCTGGAATTTCGCCGCTGGAAGAAACAGTTTTTGTAGAAGTGCCGGTGCCGGAAGTGACCGATAACTGCGGAGAGAATCTGGTTTTGGAAAACTCATTTAATGAAACTGAAGTAGCTTCCGGCCTTTATCCAGCGGGAGAGGCAGAGGTCCGCTGGACGGTAAAAGATTCCGGAGGGAATAGTGCGACATGTACGATGATCATAAAAGTCGATGAAAAGCAAGTGGCTCCAGTGATCGAACCTATACCGGAGCTAGTGGTAAACGAAGGGGAGAAACTTGATCATCGCATATTCGCCCATGATCCGAATGGGGGTCCTGTAGTTTTGGAATTGTCCGATGAAGCGCGTAATGCCGGACTGGATCTTACTCCGGAAAAACACCTTTTGTGGACGCCAACGGAACAGCAAGGCCCGGCCATATATGAATTCGATCTCAAAGCGAAAGACTTAAACCATCCTGATTTAGTGTCTCAGACGAAGATTGTCATTCGGGTGAATGAATTGAACACTCCCCATACCGTTGATCCCGTTGCGGATGTGTTGACTTCGGAACATGAGCAGGTAAGCTTTAATTTGGGCGTTACCGATTCAGATTTGCCTGCCCAAAAGTTCACTTTTGCCTTAGCTCCCCAATCGACTTATACGGATGTAACCGTGGATCCGAATTCGGGTATAGTGCAGTGGTCTCCGGGCGAGGAGTACGGCGGTGTAACCCATAAGCTGGATTTTGTTGTTGTGGATGACAGCTCTCCCGCCTTGTCTGTCCCGATTTCCGTAAATGTGACCGTTCGAGAGGTCAATGATCCCGTAAAGGTGGAAACCGTAAGTCCGCAGGCCCAAGTGATGTCTGTTGGTGATGCGATTCCCGCTCTTAGGTTCCGTGTTTCGGACCCTGAAGGGCTTGATGTAAGCACGCAAGTTTTGGTTATTTCCAGTCCGGCGGGTGTGATTGATGACAATGATTTTTTG
This Fulvitalea axinellae DNA region includes the following protein-coding sequences:
- a CDS encoding gliding motility-associated C-terminal domain-containing protein encodes the protein MKPKSFFFQTVALAVLVLLSAFTISYAKEAKPGRNGLSVSIQVQTPVSCSGGTDGVLRVNVTGGIAPYTYLWSNGAEGQSVSGLSAGEYSVTVKDVNDQEAVASVVLGVSDTEKPVVLVKDITLVLDASGKANLTPDDVDIGTTDNCGIKSLTLSQTLFSCVFEGENTVTLTAEDFSGNKETATFTVTVKDEELPMVVTKDISVKLNEDGNAVIRSRDVHVSSLDVCGIEGMNVVPSVFDCNDVGPNVVTLKVRDNSGNVTEAKATVTVLDFISPEIICPADITAGISPLEETVFVEVPVPEVTDNCGENLVLENSFNETEVASGLYPAGEAEVRWTVKDSGGNSATCTMIIKVDEKQVAPVIEPIPELVVNEGEKLDHRIFAHDPNGGPVVLELSDEARNAGLDLTPEKHLLWTPTEQQGPAIYEFDLKAKDLNHPDLVSQTKIVIRVNELNTPHTVDPVADVLTSEHEQVSFNLGVTDSDLPAQKFTFALAPQSTYTDVTVDPNSGIVQWSPGEEYGGVTHKLDFVVVDDSSPALSVPISVNVTVREVNDPVKVETVSPQAQVMSVGDAIPALRFRVSDPEGLDVSTQVLVISSPAGVIDDNDFLLDKNGSSYDLNLNFTNKEFVGLVSVKVKVLEMSVSEKNQDVLERGGEIDYDLNIEKKELPLDIPNIFTPNGDGVNDTWNILNLSLYAGNTVRVFDQFGRIVYKKTDYSRDDEWGGKGPSGEVLEGGYFYQIELVGGKTYKGSLTVIR